One Pochonia chlamydosporia 170 chromosome 5, whole genome shotgun sequence DNA segment encodes these proteins:
- a CDS encoding siderochrome-iron transporter (similar to Neosartorya fischeri NRRL 181 XP_001261392.1) encodes MHSIKNANPRTGEAGSFPAVDAAEEKPNNGQDNEGFSSDSDNLSLEEKNEREIQRNPNQVTANAELGIQKAEAAALVWTKKTVYCAYAWIWLCFFMLAFQQAILFNVTATAYAEFSTAPAIATASILANIIGGVLKLPIAKTLNIWGRAEGYLVFFCVYLLGIVILASSNGPDSYAAGYVFYWIGYDAVYLILDIFVADTSGLRNRAFAFSFVSTPFICTAFTGPLAAQAFLLHSTWRWAIGCFAIIQPFIFIPLAVVFKFYQKKAERLGIYKHQSSGRTTMQSIVHYIHEFDVIGAILLMAAFVLFLLPFALVSYGRATYDSATFIAMVIFGVLLFPVFAAWEKWFARTHFVRWELFRQRTVLGACCMAALSFFSFYSWDLNFYSFVLVVYNLNFSNTGYMTQIYNVGSCFWGVVFGLWVRYTKHFKYTVLFFGLPLMILGAGLMIHFRGQDADIGYIIMCQIFIAFGGGTIVIGDNMAVMAASDRDGVPMLLAILNLFASIGGAIGDAVSVAIYSKTFPDALRSRLPADMQDQVSKIYLGGYATQITFPVGSPTRDAINYAWGQSQRYGSIAATAILTLGIPAVAVWKNYRVDKKQNKGTVI; translated from the exons ATGCACAGTATTAAGAATGCAAATCCCAGGACGGGCGAGGCAGGCTCGTTCCCAGCCGTGGACGCCGCCGAAGAAAAGCCCAACAATGGGCAAGATAATGAGGGCTTCTCCAGCGACTCTGACAACCTCAGCCTCGAAGAGAAGAATGAGAGAGAAATCCAACGGAATCCCAACCAAGTCACTGCCAACGCTGAGCTTGGTATCCAAAAGGCCGAGGCTGCTGCTCTCGTCTGGACCAAGAAGACAGTCTACTGCGCCTATGCCTG GATCTggctttgcttcttcatGCTGGCCTTCCAGCAGGCGATTCTGTTCAATGTCACTGCCACTGCGTATGCCGAGTTCTCGACGGCACCAGCCATTGCCACAGCCTCTATTCTCGCCAACATTATTGGCGGagtcttgaagttgccgatCGCCAAGACGCTCAACATCTGGGGCCGAGCTGAGGGCTACCTGGTCTTTTTCTGCGTCTACTTGCTTGGCATCGTTATCTTGGCATCCAGCAATGGACCCGACAGCTATGCAGCGGGCTATGTCTTTTACTGGATTGGCTACGATGCCGTTTATCTGATCCTGGACATCTTTGTTGCCGATACGTCGGGTCTGCGAAATCGTGCCTTTGCATTCTCCTTCGTGTCTACGCCCTTTATCTGCACAGCCTTTACTGGCCCATTGGCCGCGCAGGCCTTCTTGCTACACAGTACCTGGCGCTGGGCCATTGGATGCTTTGCCATAATCCAgcccttcatcttcattccCCTGGCCGTGGTGTTCAAGTTCTACCAGAAGAAGGCTGAGCGATTGGGTATCTACAAGCACCAGAGCAGCGGGCGCACGACCATGCAGTCCATCGTCCACTACATTCACGAGTTCGATGTTATCGGCGCCATTCTCCTCATGGCTGCTTTCgttctcttcctcctgccCTTTGCCCTCGTCAGCTACGGCCGAGCCACCTACGACAGCGCTACCTTCATCGCCATGGTCATTTTCGGAGTCCTGCTGTTCCCCGTCTTCGCCGCCTGGGAGAAGTGGTTTGCCAGAACCCACTTCGTCAGATGGGAACTCTTCAGACAGAGAACCGTCCTGGGTGCCTGCTGCATGGCTgccctctccttcttcagcttctACTCGTGGGACCTCAACTTTTACAGCTTCGTCCTCGTGGTGTACAACCTCAACTTCAGCAACACCGGCTACATGACGCAGATTTACAACGTCGGCTCCTGTTTCTGGGGTGTCGTGTTTGGTCTCTGGGTCAGATACACCAAGCACTTCAAGTACACGGTCCTCTTCTTCGGTCTTCCTCTCATGATCCTCGGTGCCGGCCTGATGATCCACTTCCGCGGACAGGACGCCGACATTGGCTACATCATCATGTGCCAGATCTTCATCGCCTTTGGCGGTGGCACCATTGTCATTGGTGACAACATGGCTGTCATGGCGGCTAGTGACCGTGACGGTGTCCCCATGCTACTTGCTATTCTTAATCTTTTTGCTAGCATTGGTGGCGCCATCGGTGATGCTGTCTCTGTTGCTATTTATTCCAAGACTTTCCCTGATGCTCTTCGCTCGAGGCTACCTGCGGATATGCAGGACCAGGTTAGTAAGATTTATCTTGGTGGATATGCCACGCAGATTACTTTCCCGGTGGGATCGCCGACTCGAGATGCTATCAACTATGCGTGGGGTCAGAGTCAGAGGTATGGGTCTATTGCGGCGACTGCTATTCTGACGCTGGGTATTCCTGCTGTTGCGGTGTGGAAGAATTATCGGGtggacaagaagcagaacaaggGTACCGTCATTTGA